One window of Mangrovibacterium diazotrophicum genomic DNA carries:
- a CDS encoding uroporphyrinogen-III synthase, with the protein MEKNLNIDTMELPSVFIGRSLSEKTRQWLRNQPVRFIEQPLFRIQFRKPKVEFLNSIRDQKVSLVVTSSYAAHWLARFRHHFGLRSQHEIFCISSKQVAILKKTRMKIHRSAEPNIFSLSELIARHNTGQKVVYLRGDKPLNDLYEQLFSHGIQPVEMEVYKNTPIEKWLNQTFDAYLFFNPKSIETYKASGNFPAPNGQIMAVGDQTAMMAWKVFPNEVNVSSEEEELSFVQFSIDRLQKKLSEPEFKGMVTD; encoded by the coding sequence ATGGAAAAGAATTTAAACATTGATACAATGGAACTACCCTCAGTATTTATAGGAAGGAGCCTGTCGGAAAAAACCCGGCAGTGGCTCCGTAATCAGCCGGTTCGGTTTATTGAACAACCACTTTTTCGCATCCAGTTTCGTAAACCGAAAGTTGAATTTTTAAACAGTATTCGCGATCAGAAAGTAAGTCTGGTGGTAACAAGCAGTTATGCCGCACATTGGCTGGCACGTTTCCGCCATCATTTTGGCTTGCGCTCGCAGCACGAGATCTTCTGCATTAGCTCGAAGCAAGTAGCTATCCTGAAGAAAACCCGGATGAAAATACATCGTTCGGCTGAACCGAATATTTTCTCGTTAAGCGAATTAATTGCTCGCCACAATACGGGGCAAAAAGTGGTTTACTTGCGCGGAGACAAGCCGTTGAACGATTTGTACGAGCAATTGTTTTCGCACGGAATTCAACCTGTTGAGATGGAAGTTTATAAAAATACACCGATCGAAAAATGGCTGAATCAAACCTTTGATGCCTACCTGTTTTTCAATCCAAAATCGATTGAAACCTACAAGGCATCAGGTAATTTCCCGGCACCAAATGGCCAAATTATGGCAGTTGGCGACCAAACAGCGATGATGGCCTGGAAAGTTTTCCCGAATGAGGTGAATGTCTCAAGCGAGGAAGAAGAGTTGTCATTCGTGCAGTTCTCGATTGATCGGCTTCAAAAGAAATTGAGCGAGCCCGAGTTTAAGGGAATGGTAACCGATTGA
- a CDS encoding NADPH-dependent assimilatory sulfite reductase hemoprotein subunit — MSEQIDWSKLSEVEKLKYDSNYLRGTLVESLADPVTGAIADGDTQMSKFHGIYQQHDRDLEKERKLQKLEPAWSFLIRVRLPGGVASREQWLQMDSLADTHANGTLKLTTRQAFQLHGVIKSKLKATIQGINSALMDTIAACGDVNRNVMSLANPEESEIHAQAYKLAGDISAHLTPQTTAYHEIWLDEHLLVDGKKDVEPIYGDRYLPRKFKIGVAVPPYNDVDVFSQDLGYIAIQEKGKLVGYNVVVGGGFGSTFGVPETYPRLGDVIGFCTPSQAVDVAEKVVLVQKDNGNRQNRKQARLKYTIDHKGLDWFKAELNKYLGYKLEPARPYSFSRNGDRYGWVKGTNGKWNLNLFIEGGRVKDTGNLKLKTALREIAEQVDAQFILTGNQNLILANLDDKEKVAKILKEYGVWPIQLSGLRQNSIACVALNTCSLAFAEAERYLPDLMSKIEVILDEHGLLKEEIVIRMTGCPNGCGRPYLAEIGFIGKSAGRYNLYLGGNRNGTRLNALYKETLSEEEILAELKPIIADYAQNRNEGEGFGDFVVRKAYVKEIIHGKEFKH, encoded by the coding sequence ATGAGCGAGCAAATTGATTGGAGTAAATTGTCAGAAGTAGAAAAATTAAAATACGATAGCAACTATCTGCGTGGAACCTTGGTTGAAAGTTTGGCAGACCCGGTTACCGGGGCCATTGCCGATGGTGACACCCAGATGTCTAAATTTCACGGAATTTATCAGCAGCACGACCGCGACCTGGAGAAAGAGCGCAAATTGCAAAAACTGGAACCAGCCTGGTCCTTTTTGATTCGTGTCCGGTTGCCGGGAGGGGTTGCTTCGAGAGAGCAATGGTTGCAAATGGACTCGTTGGCTGACACGCATGCAAACGGCACTTTGAAATTGACAACACGCCAGGCTTTTCAGTTGCACGGCGTTATTAAGAGTAAACTGAAAGCAACCATTCAGGGAATTAATTCTGCATTGATGGATACCATTGCAGCCTGTGGCGATGTAAACCGAAATGTGATGTCATTGGCTAACCCGGAAGAATCTGAGATTCACGCACAAGCCTACAAATTAGCCGGAGATATTTCGGCGCATTTGACTCCGCAGACGACTGCCTACCACGAAATTTGGTTGGATGAGCACCTGTTGGTTGACGGTAAAAAAGACGTTGAACCAATTTACGGTGATCGCTACCTACCGCGTAAATTTAAAATAGGCGTTGCTGTTCCTCCTTATAATGATGTTGATGTGTTTTCGCAGGATTTGGGCTACATCGCGATCCAGGAAAAAGGCAAACTGGTTGGTTACAACGTTGTTGTCGGTGGTGGTTTTGGTTCAACCTTCGGTGTGCCTGAAACATACCCACGCTTGGGAGATGTGATCGGATTTTGTACGCCGTCGCAGGCAGTAGATGTTGCCGAAAAAGTTGTCCTCGTACAAAAAGACAATGGGAATCGCCAGAACCGGAAGCAAGCTCGTTTGAAATACACGATCGATCACAAGGGATTGGATTGGTTTAAAGCAGAGCTGAATAAATACCTCGGATACAAATTGGAGCCTGCCCGCCCGTACAGTTTTAGCCGCAACGGCGATCGTTACGGTTGGGTAAAAGGTACCAATGGCAAATGGAATCTGAACCTGTTTATCGAAGGTGGCCGTGTGAAGGATACCGGAAACCTGAAATTGAAAACAGCCTTGCGTGAGATCGCAGAACAAGTTGATGCACAATTTATCCTGACAGGTAATCAAAACCTGATTTTGGCCAATTTGGATGACAAGGAGAAAGTGGCCAAAATCCTGAAAGAATATGGTGTGTGGCCAATTCAGCTTTCCGGCCTCCGCCAGAATTCGATTGCCTGTGTGGCGCTGAATACTTGTAGTTTGGCTTTTGCAGAAGCAGAGCGCTACCTGCCCGATTTGATGAGTAAGATCGAAGTCATTTTGGATGAGCATGGTCTGTTAAAGGAAGAGATTGTAATCCGCATGACTGGTTGCCCGAATGGTTGCGGTCGCCCATACCTGGCCGAAATCGGTTTTATTGGCAAGTCGGCCGGTCGGTACAACTTGTACCTTGGAGGTAACCGCAACGGAACCCGCTTGAATGCACTCTATAAAGAAACACTTTCCGAAGAGGAAATTTTAGCAGAGTTGAAACCTATTATTGCTGATTACGCGCAGAACCGTAACGAAGGCGAAGGATTTGGAGATTTTGTGGTTCGGAAAGCTTATGTGAAAGAAATTATCCATGGAAAAGAATTTAAACATTGA
- a CDS encoding assimilatory sulfite reductase (NADPH) flavoprotein subunit: protein MSIKLNPLSEAQAKALEVLLEGAVPEQLIWLNGYFQGLTASYNKPAVAIGQQAQTAAAVVAASHLKLTILYGSHTGRSEGIAKKLGGLLGEKSISASVLAMDDYNPKQLTDEENLLVIVSTHGEGEPPEMAEDFHRFITGKRAPKLPNLNFSVLALGDKSYKLFCQTGLDIDHALKQAGAKELFPIVTCDVDYEEDANTWMNAILEKLAALQPAAVSTSATSSVQEEAVVYNQKNPFRATVIDKVKITGRDSDKEVYHVELDLNGSGISYQPGDSVGILTDNPPVLVEQIIERLKLDTDAPVVLKKTEYSLNVALRHQVEITLLTRDVIQKYAEKTGNPEVAKILENDELLDSYLWGNDILDLLVEFPAELTAQELIDLLRPLPARLYSISSSQDAVGDEVHITVATVRYENKGRNREGAASTYLADRIEIDEEVPVYIERNPGFRLPESEETPIIMVGAGTGIAPFRAFIQQSEVQKRKGKTWLFFGERRFYSDFLYQIEWQKALKKGVLGKIDLAFSRDQEEKIYVQHRLAQQQKEVFDWLQSGASFYLCGDMKHMAKDVQKTLLEIIQTQGGMSEDQARDYFKKLKKDKRFQTDVY, encoded by the coding sequence ATGAGCATTAAATTGAATCCCTTAAGCGAGGCCCAGGCGAAAGCACTGGAAGTATTACTGGAAGGAGCAGTGCCTGAGCAGTTAATCTGGTTGAACGGTTATTTTCAAGGATTGACTGCCAGCTACAACAAACCGGCCGTTGCCATTGGACAGCAAGCGCAAACTGCAGCTGCGGTTGTTGCGGCTTCGCATTTGAAATTGACTATTTTGTATGGTTCTCACACAGGCCGTAGCGAGGGCATTGCCAAAAAACTCGGTGGGTTGTTGGGTGAAAAATCAATTTCGGCCAGTGTGCTGGCTATGGATGATTACAATCCAAAACAGCTGACCGACGAAGAAAACCTGCTGGTAATTGTGAGCACCCACGGAGAAGGTGAGCCGCCTGAAATGGCTGAAGATTTCCACCGCTTCATTACCGGTAAACGCGCTCCCAAATTGCCGAATCTGAATTTCTCGGTATTGGCTTTGGGTGATAAGAGCTACAAACTTTTCTGTCAAACCGGGCTTGATATCGATCATGCATTGAAACAAGCCGGAGCTAAAGAGCTTTTCCCGATTGTAACCTGCGATGTGGACTATGAAGAAGATGCCAATACCTGGATGAATGCCATTCTGGAGAAATTGGCAGCATTGCAACCTGCAGCGGTTTCAACGTCTGCGACAAGTTCAGTGCAAGAAGAAGCGGTTGTGTATAATCAAAAGAATCCATTCCGGGCAACGGTGATTGACAAGGTGAAAATTACCGGTCGTGATTCTGATAAGGAAGTATATCATGTCGAATTGGATTTAAATGGATCAGGTATTTCATATCAGCCTGGAGATTCGGTTGGCATTTTAACTGATAACCCACCTGTTTTGGTTGAGCAAATTATCGAGCGTTTAAAATTAGACACTGATGCTCCGGTTGTTTTAAAGAAAACTGAATACTCATTGAATGTTGCTTTGCGTCACCAGGTTGAAATTACCTTGCTGACAAGAGATGTGATTCAGAAATATGCTGAAAAGACAGGTAATCCGGAAGTGGCAAAAATCTTGGAAAACGACGAGCTGTTGGATAGCTACTTGTGGGGTAACGATATTCTGGATTTGCTGGTTGAGTTTCCTGCTGAATTGACGGCCCAGGAATTGATCGATTTGCTTCGTCCGTTACCAGCTCGTTTGTACAGCATTTCTTCGAGCCAGGATGCCGTTGGTGATGAGGTTCACATCACAGTGGCAACAGTACGTTACGAAAACAAAGGCCGTAACCGCGAAGGCGCTGCATCGACTTACCTGGCTGATCGTATTGAGATTGACGAAGAAGTACCGGTTTACATTGAGCGCAATCCTGGCTTCCGTCTTCCGGAGAGTGAGGAAACGCCGATCATCATGGTTGGTGCGGGAACCGGAATTGCTCCATTCCGCGCATTCATTCAGCAAAGCGAGGTTCAAAAGAGAAAAGGAAAAACCTGGTTGTTCTTCGGCGAGCGTCGTTTTTACTCCGATTTCCTCTATCAAATTGAATGGCAGAAAGCCCTGAAGAAAGGTGTACTCGGAAAAATCGATTTGGCTTTCTCACGCGATCAGGAAGAAAAAATCTACGTTCAACATCGTTTGGCGCAACAACAAAAAGAAGTGTTCGATTGGTTGCAAAGCGGAGCGAGTTTCTACCTCTGCGGCGATATGAAGCACATGGCAAAAGACGTTCAGAAAACCTTGTTGGAGATTATTCAAACACAAGGTGGAATGAGCGAAGATCAAGCCCGCGATTACTTCAAAAAGCTGAAAAAGGACAAGCGATTCCAGACTGATGTATATTAA
- a CDS encoding DUF2061 domain-containing protein encodes MREKPYRSVVKSISWRTVGTIDTMMIAWLVTGKLDFAVTIGGVELFTKMFLYYMHERTWNRIKFGRIDQSDIEYQI; translated from the coding sequence ATGAGAGAAAAACCTTATCGCAGCGTAGTGAAGTCAATATCGTGGAGAACCGTCGGTACGATTGACACGATGATGATTGCCTGGTTGGTTACAGGGAAGTTGGATTTTGCAGTTACAATTGGTGGTGTGGAGCTGTTTACGAAGATGTTTCTCTACTACATGCACGAACGGACCTGGAACCGTATCAAGTTTGGACGGATTGATCAGTCTGACATCGAGTACCAAATTTAA
- a CDS encoding chorismate mutase has translation MKDAKSCKTIEEVRQEIDRIDREVMELLARRQDYVCEIIRFKKDEESIVAQGRQDQLYQQRREWAEELRLSPEMIEEVYKTMVRHNIQKELELHKQTKNS, from the coding sequence ATGAAAGACGCAAAATCCTGCAAGACCATTGAGGAGGTTCGACAAGAAATTGATCGGATTGACAGAGAGGTAATGGAACTACTGGCCAGACGACAGGACTATGTGTGCGAAATTATCCGGTTTAAAAAAGATGAAGAAAGTATTGTAGCGCAAGGTAGACAAGACCAGCTTTATCAACAGCGACGTGAATGGGCCGAAGAACTCCGCTTGTCGCCTGAAATGATTGAGGAGGTTTATAAAACGATGGTACGACATAACATCCAAAAAGAACTGGAGCTGCACAAACAAACTAAAAACAGTTAA
- a CDS encoding aldolase catalytic domain-containing protein yields the protein MYKSDIKVVDCTVRDGGLMNKWQFDDKFVKGVYDACVEAGVDYMEIGYISSEKSFNRNEVGPWKFCADNDLRRIMGNNDTSLKISAMADIGRIDFDDIPPASESLIDMMRVACYAHQTDKAIELAHHCMDKGYETTINLMAVSKVNERDLDEALTDVAQSRVPVFYLVDSFGSMYCETIEHLLKKYKAALPEKEIGIHAHNNMQLAMSNTITALMGGATYLDATLLGMGRGAGNCPIEILTAFLKNPKYRLLPLLKAIQEEILPWQQKIDWGYHIPYLVTGALNEHPRSAMAWMDSDRKTDFVAFMKEMHDYE from the coding sequence ATGTACAAATCAGATATCAAAGTAGTGGATTGCACCGTTCGCGATGGCGGATTGATGAATAAATGGCAATTCGATGACAAGTTTGTAAAAGGAGTTTATGACGCCTGCGTTGAAGCGGGTGTTGATTATATGGAAATTGGCTACATCAGTAGCGAAAAATCATTTAACAGAAACGAAGTAGGTCCGTGGAAATTTTGCGCAGATAATGATCTTCGCCGAATTATGGGCAACAACGATACCAGCCTTAAAATATCAGCCATGGCCGATATCGGCCGGATTGATTTCGACGATATTCCGCCTGCCAGCGAAAGCCTGATCGACATGATGCGTGTGGCTTGTTACGCACATCAAACCGACAAAGCCATTGAACTGGCACATCACTGCATGGACAAAGGCTACGAAACCACCATTAACCTGATGGCCGTTTCGAAAGTTAACGAACGCGATTTGGATGAAGCGTTGACGGATGTAGCTCAATCGCGCGTGCCTGTTTTCTACCTGGTTGACAGTTTCGGAAGCATGTACTGCGAAACGATCGAGCACCTGCTGAAAAAATACAAAGCTGCTCTTCCTGAAAAAGAGATCGGCATTCACGCGCATAATAATATGCAGCTGGCCATGAGCAACACCATCACAGCATTGATGGGTGGCGCGACTTATCTTGACGCAACCCTGTTGGGAATGGGCCGCGGAGCTGGTAATTGCCCAATTGAAATTTTAACAGCATTCTTGAAAAACCCAAAATACAGATTACTGCCCCTGCTGAAAGCAATCCAGGAAGAAATTCTTCCCTGGCAACAAAAAATCGACTGGGGCTACCATATTCCATACCTGGTTACCGGCGCATTGAATGAACATCCGCGCAGCGCAATGGCCTGGATGGATTCGGACCGCAAAACCGATTTCGTAGCGTTCATGAAAGAAATGCACGACTACGAATAA
- a CDS encoding DUF4197 domain-containing protein, with the protein MKKTGLLFVAALLLFSCKSEAQLLKQLKSIIEPETSTDSTQTTTSTSSSTSQTLSLTESEASSGIKEALINGVTKGVELVSQEDGYYADPIIKIPFPEEVDFVASKLKAIGMGSLVDKAVLSMNRAAEDAAGTATDIFVGAIKEMTVTDAVNIVAGEDDAATQYLETHTTEKLTSEFSPIITSSLEKVDATKYWSDVMNAYNQIPMVKKVNPDLGEYVTEKAIEGLFVKIADEEKAIREDPVSRTTDLLKKVFN; encoded by the coding sequence ATGAAAAAGACCGGATTACTATTCGTCGCAGCTTTATTGCTGTTTAGCTGCAAGTCCGAAGCACAGTTGCTGAAGCAACTGAAATCAATTATCGAACCGGAAACCTCCACCGATTCAACCCAAACCACAACCAGCACAAGTTCGAGTACTTCGCAGACTTTGAGTTTAACGGAGAGTGAAGCCAGCTCAGGCATCAAAGAGGCTCTGATCAACGGGGTTACGAAGGGTGTGGAACTGGTATCGCAGGAAGATGGCTACTACGCCGACCCAATTATTAAAATCCCTTTCCCGGAGGAAGTAGACTTTGTAGCAAGTAAACTGAAAGCCATCGGCATGGGTAGTTTGGTAGACAAAGCAGTACTTTCGATGAACCGTGCAGCCGAAGACGCCGCCGGTACAGCCACCGATATTTTCGTTGGCGCAATTAAAGAAATGACTGTTACCGATGCGGTAAATATTGTAGCCGGTGAAGACGATGCAGCTACGCAATACCTGGAAACACATACCACAGAGAAACTAACTTCGGAATTCAGCCCGATCATCACCAGTTCGCTCGAAAAAGTAGACGCCACCAAATACTGGAGCGATGTGATGAATGCATACAATCAAATTCCGATGGTGAAAAAAGTGAATCCTGATTTGGGTGAATATGTAACCGAAAAAGCAATCGAAGGGTTATTTGTAAAAATAGCCGACGAAGAAAAAGCGATTCGCGAGGATCCGGTTAGCCGGACAACAGACCTACTGAAAAAGGTTTTCAACTAA
- a CDS encoding LytR/AlgR family response regulator transcription factor, protein MISTVIIDDDPVARKLMISILKQNFENIAIVGSAENITNGKEMIEKHDPDLVFLDVEMPDGTGFDLLDSLEGRRFKLAMVSSETAYSETAFSYAAQQFLPKPVRVCDVKRFVYEIILKREQRYVFE, encoded by the coding sequence ATGATATCTACTGTAATTATTGATGACGATCCTGTTGCCCGAAAATTGATGATTTCGATTTTGAAACAAAACTTCGAAAATATTGCCATTGTGGGGAGTGCGGAGAATATAACGAATGGTAAAGAAATGATCGAAAAACATGATCCGGACCTGGTGTTTCTGGATGTTGAAATGCCCGACGGAACCGGTTTCGATTTGTTGGACAGCTTAGAGGGGAGACGCTTTAAACTGGCCATGGTGAGCAGCGAAACTGCTTACAGCGAGACGGCGTTTAGTTACGCAGCTCAACAGTTTCTGCCTAAACCGGTTCGTGTGTGCGATGTGAAGCGATTTGTTTACGAGATCATCCTGAAGAGGGAACAACGATATGTTTTTGAGTAA
- a CDS encoding DUF368 domain-containing protein, giving the protein MKRTLKDYLLITLKGMGMGAADVVPGVSGGTIAFITGIYEELIDSIKSVNFKTLKLLLSGQIKAFWEAINGTFLVSLLLGIGISVLSLAKGLKYLLEHHPILVWSFFFGLIVASAIYVAKDIKEWKIGTFISLICGVVIAYFITVVTPAEANTTYPFIFLSGAIAICAMILPGISGSFILVLLGMYKFILGSLSELNLPVIAVFLAGAAIGIVSFSNILSWLLKKYYNLTIALLSGFMIGSLNKVWPWKHVLETFTDRHGEIRPLIEKNVLPGNYFELTGNEAQLVYALLLAAAGFALIFVVEGLTKKLVKA; this is encoded by the coding sequence ATGAAACGAACATTGAAAGATTACCTGCTGATTACGCTTAAGGGGATGGGCATGGGAGCAGCCGACGTTGTTCCCGGAGTATCCGGCGGAACTATCGCATTTATTACAGGCATCTATGAGGAGTTAATTGACTCGATCAAATCTGTCAATTTCAAAACATTGAAACTGCTGCTTAGCGGACAAATCAAAGCCTTTTGGGAAGCCATTAACGGTACTTTTCTAGTCAGCTTGCTTTTGGGAATTGGCATTAGCGTACTCTCATTGGCCAAAGGGTTGAAATACCTGCTCGAGCATCATCCGATTTTGGTATGGTCTTTCTTCTTTGGGCTCATTGTTGCCTCGGCCATCTACGTTGCTAAGGACATTAAAGAGTGGAAAATCGGAACTTTTATATCACTAATTTGTGGCGTGGTTATCGCCTATTTCATAACGGTGGTTACACCCGCTGAAGCAAACACCACTTACCCGTTCATTTTTCTCTCGGGAGCCATTGCCATTTGCGCCATGATTTTGCCGGGCATTTCCGGTAGTTTCATCTTGGTATTGCTGGGTATGTACAAATTTATCCTCGGCTCATTGTCCGAATTAAATTTACCGGTTATTGCTGTCTTTTTGGCTGGTGCTGCTATCGGAATTGTGAGTTTCTCAAACATCCTTTCGTGGCTGTTAAAAAAATACTACAACCTCACCATCGCATTGCTTTCCGGCTTTATGATTGGGTCATTGAACAAAGTGTGGCCATGGAAACATGTGCTGGAAACATTCACCGACCGCCACGGAGAAATTCGTCCTTTAATTGAAAAAAACGTTCTTCCTGGCAACTATTTTGAGCTGACCGGCAACGAGGCACAACTGGTTTATGCCCTTTTATTGGCAGCTGCCGGATTTGCTCTTATTTTTGTTGTTGAAGGATTGACCAAAAAACTGGTTAAAGCGTAA
- a CDS encoding shikimate dehydrogenase family protein, giving the protein MKTYGLIGYRLGYSFSKGFFTEKFEKENLQEHEYVNFELDTIDEFPGIFEKNDHIAGLNCTIPYKQQIMPFLDEIDEEAATVGAINTVKIIRSEAGVKLKGFNTDIYGFENSLKPMLSEKHKKALILGTGGASKAIKYILKKLGLSYVSASIEETLNEGEIRYEEINEDLLKEYLVVINATPLGTFPKVENCANIPYEFLTSDHVLFDLVYNPEETLFMKKGKAQGAAVKNGLEMLHLQAIKAWEIWNM; this is encoded by the coding sequence ATGAAAACCTACGGACTGATTGGCTACCGATTGGGCTACTCCTTTTCAAAAGGATTTTTCACAGAAAAGTTTGAAAAAGAAAACCTCCAGGAACACGAGTATGTAAACTTCGAGCTCGATACGATCGACGAGTTTCCGGGAATTTTTGAGAAGAATGACCACATTGCCGGCCTGAACTGCACCATTCCCTACAAGCAGCAAATTATGCCGTTTTTGGATGAAATTGACGAAGAAGCAGCCACTGTTGGAGCAATCAACACGGTCAAAATTATTCGCTCGGAAGCCGGCGTAAAGCTGAAAGGATTCAATACCGACATTTACGGTTTCGAGAATTCGCTGAAACCCATGCTGAGCGAGAAACACAAAAAGGCGCTGATTTTGGGAACAGGCGGAGCTTCAAAAGCCATCAAATATATTTTGAAAAAACTGGGGCTGAGCTACGTTTCTGCTTCAATTGAAGAAACACTGAATGAAGGGGAGATTCGCTATGAAGAGATTAACGAAGATTTGCTGAAAGAATACCTGGTAGTTATAAACGCTACACCGCTTGGAACTTTCCCGAAGGTGGAAAACTGCGCCAACATTCCTTACGAATTTCTGACTTCCGATCACGTCTTGTTCGACCTGGTTTACAACCCGGAAGAAACGCTGTTCATGAAAAAAGGCAAAGCACAGGGAGCGGCTGTGAAAAATGGGTTAGAGATGCTACATCTGCAAGCAATTAAAGCCTGGGAAATCTGGAATATGTAA
- a CDS encoding NifB/NifX family molybdenum-iron cluster-binding protein, with protein MKICMPIIGKNAALVNILADDFYKANFYCVHDVAKGDNEIFSKPELMSRFGLDLRKGGEDDIVKAIISPNVRPMAFKILKDNDIKVFRPNSKLVDENIQFYKESVLEEHDIYSVEDPSSCGLSCSSCSSKTCK; from the coding sequence ATGAAGATTTGTATGCCTATCATTGGAAAGAACGCCGCATTGGTAAATATTTTAGCGGATGATTTCTACAAAGCTAATTTTTACTGTGTACATGATGTCGCCAAAGGCGATAACGAGATTTTCAGCAAACCCGAGTTGATGAGCCGTTTTGGACTTGATTTGCGAAAAGGAGGAGAGGACGATATCGTAAAGGCTATCATTAGTCCGAATGTGCGCCCGATGGCTTTCAAAATATTAAAAGACAACGACATTAAAGTATTTCGGCCAAATAGCAAGTTGGTTGACGAAAATATTCAGTTTTACAAAGAATCGGTGTTGGAAGAGCATGATATCTACTCGGTCGAAGATCCATCTTCGTGCGGATTGAGTTGCAGTAGTTGTTCCTCAAAAACATGTAAATAG